From Bacteroides uniformis:
TGATATATGAAGCCTTTCTCACTTCCAAGTGTGAAAGGCTTTTTTTATGGAACATAAATTAAATACAATAAAGCAATGAGTGACAAATTATTTATTTTCGACACAACGCTCCGCGATGGCGAGCAGGTTCCGGGATGCCAATTGAATACAGTGGAAAAGATTCAGGTAGCCAGACAACTGGAAGCCCTGGGGGTGGACGTGATTGAAGCCGGATTTCCGATTTCAAGTCCGGGAGATTTCAATTCGGTCATTGAGATATCAAAAGCTGTGACATGGCCCACCATCTGTGCCTTGACACGTGCCGTACAGAAAGATATTGATGTGGCGGCAGAGGCTTTGCAGTTTGCCAAGCATAAACGTATCCATACTGGTATCGGTACATCTGACTCGCACATTAAATATAAATTTAATTCCAATCGCGAGGAAATAATAGAGCGTGCAGTGGCTGCCGTAAAGTATGCACGTAAGTATGTGGATGATGTAGAGTTCTATGCCGAAGATGCAGGCCGAACGGATAATGAATATTTGGCACGGGTGGTAGAAGCTGTTATCAAGGCAGGTGCGACTGTGGTGAATATTCCCGATACAACGGGGTATTGCTTGCCTGATGAGTATGGCGCGAAGATAAGATATCTGATGGAACATGTCAACGGTATTCATAATGCCATTATTTCTACTCATTGCCACAATGACTTGGGCATGGCTACTGCCAATACAATGGCTGGCGTACTGAATGGTGCCCGCCAGGTGGAGGTAACCATCAATGGTATTGGTGAACGTGCCGGCAATACTTCTCTTGAGGAAGTGGCGATGATTATCAAATGTCACAAGGACATAGAAATCGAGACCAACATCAATACACAGAAGATTTATCCAACCAGCCGTATGGTGTCCAGTCTGATGAACATGCCGGTGCAGCCCAACAAGGCTATTGTAGGTCGCAATGCTTTTGCCCATTCGTCGGGTATCCACCAGGATGGTGTGTTGAAGAATGTACAGACTTACGAAATCATTGACCCGCATGATGTGGGTATTGATGATAATTCCATCGTATTGACAGCCCGTAGCGGACGTGCAGCCTTGAAGAATCGTTTGTCGATATTGGGAGTACAACTGGATCAGGAGAAGTTGGACAAAGTGTATGAAGAGTTCTTGAAACTTGCCGATAAGAAGAAGGATATCAACGATGATGATATGCTGGTATTGGCAGGGGCAAACCGTACGCAGAACCACCGTATCAAACTGGAATATCTTCAGGTGACCAGTGGGGTGGGGGTTCGTTCGGTTGCCAGCTTGGGATTGAACATCTCTGGCGAGAAGTTTGAAGCCGCCGCCAGTGGAAACGGTCCGGTAGACGCTGCTATCAAGGCTTTGAAGAAGATTATTGACCGCCATATGACATTGAAGGAATTCACTATCCAGGCTATCAGCAAGGGTAGCGACGATATGGGTAAGGTACATATGCAGGTGGAATACGATAATCATATTTATTATGGGTTCGGTGCCAATACGGATATTATCGCGGCATCAGTGGAAGCGTACATCGACTGTATCAATAAGTTCAAGATGTGATTTTAATCGTAAATTGTAAATAGCTAAATTGTACATAAAGAGATGAATACATTATTTGATAAAATCTGGGATGCCCATGTGGTACAGAAAGTGGAAGACGGTCCCACACAGCTTTATATTGACCGGCTTTATTGTCATGAAGTAACCAGCCCGCAAGCCTTTTCAGGATTGCGCGAACGTGGAATCAAGTGTTTCCGTCCGGAAAAGATTTTCTGTATGCCCGACCATAACACGCCGACGCATGACCAGGACAAGCCGATTGAAGACCCGGTTTCAAAGACTCAGGTAGATACATTGGCCAAGAATGCGGAAGAGTTTGGATTGGCCCATTTCGGCATGATGGACAAGAAGAACGGAATTATCCATGTAGTAGGTCCGGAACGCGGGCTGACCCTGCCTGGCATGACCATTGTCTGCGGTGACTCGCATACTTCCACCCACGGGGCGATGGGAGCAGTGGCTTTCGGTATCGGTACGAGTGAGGTGGAAATGGTAATGGCCTCGCAATGTATCCTTCAGACCCGTCCTAAGACAATGCGCATCACTGTCGACGGCAAACTTGGCAAGGGAGTGACGGCAAAAGATGTAGCATTGTATATGATGTCGAAGATGACGACCAGCGGCGCTACGGGATATTTCGTGGAATATGCCGGAGAAGCTGTGCGCAGTCTGACTATGGAAGGGCGTCTGACCTTGTGCAATCTGAGTATAGAGATGGGTGCCCGCGGCGGTATGGTTGCTCCGGATGAGACCACTTTCGAGTATATTAAAGGACGCGAATATGCTCCGAAGGGTGAGGCATGGGACAAGGCATTGGCCTATTGGAAAACATTGAAGAGTGATGAGGATGCAGTGTTCGACAAGGAAGTTCGTTTTGCTGCCGAAGATATTGAACCGATGATTACATACGGTACCAATCCGGGCATGGGTATGGGTATCACACAACATATTCCTACTACCGAAGGCATGGGAGAAGCTGCCCGGACCTCTTTCATGAAGTCTATGAGCTATATGGGTTTCCAACCGGGAGAACCTTTGCTGGGTAAGAAGGTTGACTATGTGTTTTTGGGTGCCTGCACCAATGGACGCATTGAGGATTTCCGTGCATTTGCCTCCATTGTGAAAGGCCGTCGGAAAGCCGAGAATGTAGTGGCATGGCTGGTTCCGGGCTCCTGGATGGTAGATGCACAGATTCGCGAAGAGGGACTGGACAAGATTTTGGAAGAGGCCGGTTTTGCCATTCGCCAACCGGGTTGTTCTGCTTGCCTGGCAATGAACGACGATAAGGTGCCTGCCGGAAAGTATGCAGTGTCTACCAGTAACCGTAATTTTGAAGGACGCCAAGGACCGGGTTCCCGAACACTGCTTGCCAGCCCGCTTGTAGCTGCAGCAGCGGCAGTGACTGGAGTAATTACTGACCCGAGAACGCTGATTTGATGTACGATTGGACGATTTACGATTAAAATTACTTCGTAAATCAAACATCGTTCAACAAAGGTAAATCAAGAGTATTTTCAATCGTAAATTGTAAATCGTAAATACAAAGATGAAGACAAAATTTGATATAATAACCAGTACTTGTGTGCCTCTTCCATTAGAGAATGTGGATACAGACCAGATAATCCCTGCACGTTTTCTGAAAGCTACTACCCGTGAGGAAAAGTTCTTCGGAGATAATTTATTCCGCGATTGGCGCTATCATCCGGACGGTTCTCTGAACAAGGACTTTGTTTTGAACAATCCCACTTACGGTGGACAGATTCTGGTGGCGGGAAAGAACTTCGGTTCCGGTTCCAGCCGTGAGCATGCTGCATGGGCCATTGCCGGTTACGGTTTCCGCGTGGTGGTATCGAGTTTCTTTGCCGATATACACAAGAACAATGAACTGAACAACTTTGTGCTTCCGGTGGTGGTAAGTGAGCCGTTCCTGAAAGAGTTGTTCGACTCTATCTCTGCCAATCCGAAGATGGAAGTGGAAGTGAATCTGCCCGAACAGACCATCACCAACAAAGCTACGGGCAAGATCGAACATTTTGAAATCAATGCCTACAAGAAACA
This genomic window contains:
- a CDS encoding 2-isopropylmalate synthase, translated to MSDKLFIFDTTLRDGEQVPGCQLNTVEKIQVARQLEALGVDVIEAGFPISSPGDFNSVIEISKAVTWPTICALTRAVQKDIDVAAEALQFAKHKRIHTGIGTSDSHIKYKFNSNREEIIERAVAAVKYARKYVDDVEFYAEDAGRTDNEYLARVVEAVIKAGATVVNIPDTTGYCLPDEYGAKIRYLMEHVNGIHNAIISTHCHNDLGMATANTMAGVLNGARQVEVTINGIGERAGNTSLEEVAMIIKCHKDIEIETNINTQKIYPTSRMVSSLMNMPVQPNKAIVGRNAFAHSSGIHQDGVLKNVQTYEIIDPHDVGIDDNSIVLTARSGRAALKNRLSILGVQLDQEKLDKVYEEFLKLADKKKDINDDDMLVLAGANRTQNHRIKLEYLQVTSGVGVRSVASLGLNISGEKFEAAASGNGPVDAAIKALKKIIDRHMTLKEFTIQAISKGSDDMGKVHMQVEYDNHIYYGFGANTDIIAASVEAYIDCINKFKM
- the leuC gene encoding 3-isopropylmalate dehydratase large subunit → MNTLFDKIWDAHVVQKVEDGPTQLYIDRLYCHEVTSPQAFSGLRERGIKCFRPEKIFCMPDHNTPTHDQDKPIEDPVSKTQVDTLAKNAEEFGLAHFGMMDKKNGIIHVVGPERGLTLPGMTIVCGDSHTSTHGAMGAVAFGIGTSEVEMVMASQCILQTRPKTMRITVDGKLGKGVTAKDVALYMMSKMTTSGATGYFVEYAGEAVRSLTMEGRLTLCNLSIEMGARGGMVAPDETTFEYIKGREYAPKGEAWDKALAYWKTLKSDEDAVFDKEVRFAAEDIEPMITYGTNPGMGMGITQHIPTTEGMGEAARTSFMKSMSYMGFQPGEPLLGKKVDYVFLGACTNGRIEDFRAFASIVKGRRKAENVVAWLVPGSWMVDAQIREEGLDKILEEAGFAIRQPGCSACLAMNDDKVPAGKYAVSTSNRNFEGRQGPGSRTLLASPLVAAAAAVTGVITDPRTLI
- the leuD gene encoding 3-isopropylmalate dehydratase small subunit, which translates into the protein MKTKFDIITSTCVPLPLENVDTDQIIPARFLKATTREEKFFGDNLFRDWRYHPDGSLNKDFVLNNPTYGGQILVAGKNFGSGSSREHAAWAIAGYGFRVVVSSFFADIHKNNELNNFVLPVVVSEPFLKELFDSISANPKMEVEVNLPEQTITNKATGKIEHFEINAYKKHCLMNGLDDIDFLVENKDKIEAWENKNEA